A DNA window from Thermodesulfatator atlanticus DSM 21156 contains the following coding sequences:
- a CDS encoding UbiX family flavin prenyltransferase: MKKILVAITGASGSPYAIAFLELLQQKGIPCDIIISKAGEKVLPLETGLSVKDLSRFADKIFFEKEIAAPPASGSANYQAMVIIPCTMGTLAAIAQGFAKNLIARAADVMLKERRPLVLVVRETPFNQIHLKNMLAVSEAGAIIYPAMPAFYHRPKTLEEMIAFFANRLLEFLGFEVENLKRWRGIN; encoded by the coding sequence GTGAAAAAAATCCTAGTTGCCATCACCGGTGCAAGTGGAAGCCCTTATGCCATAGCTTTCTTAGAACTTTTGCAGCAAAAAGGCATTCCTTGCGACATCATCATCTCCAAGGCAGGGGAAAAAGTATTGCCTCTAGAGACCGGTTTATCAGTGAAAGACCTTTCGCGTTTTGCGGATAAAATCTTTTTTGAAAAAGAAATTGCTGCTCCCCCTGCAAGTGGTTCGGCTAACTATCAGGCCATGGTGATTATCCCCTGCACCATGGGCACTTTGGCGGCCATAGCCCAGGGGTTTGCCAAAAACCTCATCGCCAGGGCAGCAGACGTAATGCTAAAAGAAAGGCGCCCTCTTGTCCTGGTGGTACGGGAGACCCCTTTTAACCAGATTCATCTCAAAAACATGCTTGCTGTAAGTGAAGCAGGTGCTATCATCTATCCGGCCATGCCGGCTTTTTACCATCGGCCCAAAACCCTTGAAGAAATGATAGCATTTTTTGCAAATCGCCTGTTAGAATTCCTGGGCTTTGAAGTGGAAAATCTTAAGCGCTGGCGGGGGATAAATTAA
- the fliN gene encoding flagellar motor switch protein FliN: protein MSDELRQDDIDALLNQEDAPKEEPKEDAAKEADASSEVDVGDAEADLLAQWEEALQEAKQQESAQPEAPQEESKKEPPQASEPQFEEFRPGGNGTEGHPSLDFILDIPLEISVEIGRTKMIINDLLKLSQGSIIELNKLAGEPAEIYVNKRLMARGEVVVVNDRFAVRLTEIISPQERVRQLGS from the coding sequence ATGTCTGATGAACTCAGGCAAGATGACATTGATGCCCTTTTAAACCAGGAAGACGCTCCCAAAGAAGAGCCTAAAGAAGACGCCGCCAAAGAAGCTGATGCTTCTTCAGAAGTTGACGTAGGAGATGCCGAGGCGGATCTCCTGGCTCAGTGGGAGGAAGCCTTACAGGAGGCCAAACAGCAAGAATCTGCCCAGCCTGAAGCCCCTCAGGAGGAATCTAAGAAAGAGCCCCCTCAGGCCTCAGAGCCTCAGTTTGAAGAGTTTCGCCCAGGAGGAAATGGAACTGAGGGGCACCCAAGCCTTGACTTTATCCTCGATATCCCCCTTGAGATTTCTGTTGAAATTGGCCGCACCAAAATGATTATCAACGATTTGTTGAAACTCTCTCAGGGTTCCATCATCGAGCTTAACAAACTTGCAGGAGAGCCTGCTGAAATTTACGTAAACAAACGCCTTATGGCACGAGGCGAGGTGGTGGTGGTAAACGACCGCTTTGCCGTGCGTCTCACTGAGATTATTTCACCGCAAGAACGCGTGAGGCAGTTGGGATCATGA
- the fliR gene encoding flagellar biosynthetic protein FliR, translating into MNNTEFYLELLRYSVAFSLILVRVGFLVAFMPVFGSRMIPLQVKAAFVLVLSLVLTPYWKGHVIFPGSIWEYGLLALNEAALGICFAFLVRLIFAGVQFAGQLLGFQMGFGVANVLDPATGVQAPVLAQFAYLVALLLFLLTDMHHYFLLALGESLKVLPPGEIKTPAKVFLFLTLQGKKIFILGVKVLAPALAILLLIQIAMGIVSRFVPQINIMIVSFPLTIAVGLFFFGLTLQIFGMVLEPSYREAANILPRFIKAFGG; encoded by the coding sequence ATGAACAACACGGAATTTTACCTAGAGCTATTGCGTTATAGTGTGGCCTTTTCCCTCATTCTGGTGAGGGTGGGCTTTTTGGTGGCTTTCATGCCTGTTTTTGGCAGCCGCATGATTCCTCTTCAGGTTAAAGCGGCCTTTGTTTTGGTGCTCTCTTTAGTGCTTACTCCTTACTGGAAGGGCCACGTTATCTTTCCGGGATCAATCTGGGAATACGGGCTTTTGGCCCTAAACGAAGCGGCGCTTGGGATATGTTTTGCCTTTTTGGTGCGTCTTATTTTTGCAGGGGTTCAGTTTGCCGGCCAGCTTCTTGGTTTTCAGATGGGATTTGGCGTGGCTAACGTGCTTGACCCTGCCACTGGTGTTCAGGCGCCAGTGCTTGCTCAATTTGCCTATCTGGTAGCACTTCTGCTCTTTTTGCTCACTGATATGCATCATTACTTTTTATTGGCCCTGGGAGAGAGCTTAAAAGTCCTTCCGCCAGGAGAGATCAAAACGCCGGCAAAAGTCTTTCTCTTCCTTACGCTTCAAGGGAAAAAGATTTTCATCCTGGGAGTAAAAGTCCTTGCTCCGGCTCTGGCTATTCTTCTTTTGATTCAGATAGCCATGGGAATTGTTTCGCGTTTTGTGCCGCAAATAAACATTATGATAGTGAGTTTTCCACTTACCATAGCGGTGGGGCTTTTCTTTTTCGGTTTGACTCTTCAAATTTTCGGCATGGTGCTTGAGCCGTCTTACCGGGAGGCGGCCAATATTTTGCCACGGTTTATCAAGGCTTTTGGGGGATAG
- a CDS encoding DedA family protein → MLEPIVSFILRTTEQLGYPGIIILMALESSFFPFPSEVIIPPAAYLAAKGKMNIWLVIASGILGSLLGAWFNYYLALRLGRPALERLILRYGKFFFLPPDLLPKMERFFAEHGHVSTFVGRLIPGVRQYISLPAGLGRMNLPLFSFYTGLGAGIWVCVLAAAGYLLGAKEELLKEWLHRSSIFLMFFALLIVAVYVYFKRRKTIKT, encoded by the coding sequence ATGCTAGAGCCCATTGTTTCGTTTATTTTGCGTACTACGGAGCAGCTGGGGTACCCGGGCATAATTATTCTTATGGCCCTTGAGTCCTCGTTCTTTCCTTTCCCAAGCGAGGTCATCATCCCCCCAGCTGCTTATCTTGCCGCAAAAGGCAAGATGAACATTTGGCTTGTTATAGCTTCTGGCATTCTCGGAAGCCTTTTAGGTGCATGGTTTAATTATTATCTGGCCCTGCGTCTGGGGCGTCCGGCCCTTGAGCGCCTTATTCTGCGCTACGGTAAGTTTTTCTTCTTGCCTCCTGATCTCCTCCCAAAGATGGAACGCTTTTTTGCAGAACACGGGCACGTAAGCACCTTCGTAGGCAGACTAATTCCAGGGGTGCGCCAATACATAAGTCTTCCTGCAGGGCTTGGGCGCATGAATCTTCCTCTTTTTTCTTTTTACACAGGCCTTGGAGCAGGAATATGGGTATGTGTGCTAGCTGCTGCAGGCTACCTTCTCGGAGCTAAAGAAGAACTTCTTAAAGAATGGCTTCATCGTAGTTCTATTTTCCTAATGTTTTTTGCCCTGCTGATAGTGGCGGTTTACGTGTACTTTAAAAGACGCAAGACCATAAAAACTTAA
- a CDS encoding DUF488 domain-containing protein encodes MKEQKQDPSKLVVFTLGTSNRSREEFLEIIKKHNIKQVIDVRSFPKSKRFPHFDRENLAKLLTSAGIHYHWLGKELGGFRKGGYEKYMDTKEFEKGLKRLLQLIAQEKSVIVCAEKFPWKCHRRFISQKLASMGVEVRHIIEKNRLWAPGKLLIKI; translated from the coding sequence ATGAAGGAACAAAAACAAGACCCTAGCAAATTGGTAGTTTTTACCCTGGGGACTTCAAACCGCAGCAGAGAAGAGTTTCTGGAAATAATCAAAAAACACAACATAAAACAGGTTATTGACGTTCGGTCTTTTCCCAAGAGCAAACGTTTTCCCCATTTTGATCGCGAAAATCTTGCAAAACTTCTTACAAGTGCCGGGATTCACTATCACTGGCTAGGCAAAGAATTAGGCGGCTTTCGCAAGGGCGGCTATGAAAAATACATGGACACCAAAGAATTTGAAAAGGGCCTTAAGAGACTTCTTCAACTCATTGCTCAGGAAAAAAGCGTAATTGTATGTGCGGAAAAATTCCCCTGGAAGTGCCACAGACGCTTTATCAGCCAAAAATTAGCTTCAATGGGCGTAGAAGTAAGACACATCATCGAAAAAAACCGCCTGTGGGCACCTGGTAAATTGCTGATCAAAATTTAG
- the fliQ gene encoding flagellar biosynthesis protein FliQ produces MTENMVLGLARQAIELTLLISAPMLLAGLVVGLIISIFQAVTQIQEMTLTFVPKIVAVLLALLFAFPWIMHKMLTFTAQIITGIPGYIR; encoded by the coding sequence ATGACAGAGAATATGGTCTTAGGACTTGCAAGACAGGCGATAGAGCTGACGCTTCTTATCTCAGCGCCTATGCTCCTTGCCGGGCTGGTCGTAGGCCTCATTATCAGCATTTTTCAGGCGGTAACCCAGATCCAGGAAATGACCCTTACCTTTGTGCCCAAGATCGTAGCGGTGCTTTTAGCTCTGCTTTTTGCGTTTCCCTGGATTATGCACAAGATGCTTACTTTCACGGCCCAAATAATCACAGGGATTCCGGGATACATTAGATGA
- a CDS encoding methylated-DNA--[protein]-cysteine S-methyltransferase translates to MMHFFSKTFELAEFSFTAIWDEKGRLWHLCFGGKPGLHFLKRLRKICPVEDFDTPPEGFTEGLNVELSLYLEGKHKKPRYPVFLLGTKFEKEVWQTLLEIPYGEVRTYSWLAQKIGKPKACRAVGGALARNPLPIFFPCHRIVSEKGLGGFSAGLQVKKKLLSLEGALSID, encoded by the coding sequence ATGATGCATTTTTTCAGCAAGACTTTTGAGCTTGCTGAGTTCTCTTTTACCGCTATTTGGGACGAAAAAGGAAGGCTTTGGCATCTTTGTTTTGGGGGGAAACCTGGCCTTCATTTTCTAAAACGTCTGAGAAAAATTTGCCCTGTTGAGGATTTTGACACCCCGCCTGAGGGCTTTACCGAGGGCCTTAATGTGGAACTTTCCCTTTACCTAGAAGGCAAGCATAAAAAGCCCCGGTATCCGGTTTTTCTTTTGGGAACTAAGTTTGAAAAAGAGGTTTGGCAAACGCTTTTAGAAATCCCTTACGGCGAGGTGCGCACTTATTCCTGGCTTGCCCAAAAAATAGGGAAACCAAAAGCCTGCCGGGCGGTGGGGGGAGCACTTGCCCGCAATCCCCTTCCTATTTTTTTCCCATGCCATCGCATTGTCAGTGAAAAAGGCCTTGGGGGCTTTAGTGCCGGCCTTCAAGTCAAAAAGAAGCTACTTTCCCTTGAAGGCGCTTTGTCAATAGATTGA
- the fliM gene encoding flagellar motor switch protein FliM, with protein sequence MSEILSQDEIDALLSGIDEGAVDTTPEEPAYSEEDVRPFDFRNYTVSARLKMPGLEVVNDYFARGFRSTLSSLLREVVDIVALPIKLERFKDFLNRIPVPASLHLFKLEPLRGQCLFNFESRLVFAFVERFLGGSGRRMTRVEGREFTIIEQRLIKRVVEAALQELEKAWRGIHPVKPQYVRSEINPQFARVMQPDETVVVCTFNLELEDLKGEVLICYGLGTLQPVKAKLYSPFQSDEDADPYWRQQLEEIIRSVAVELLVPLGGAEVSGRELLDLSEGDIIELDAKIDEPLPVYIEGIRKMLAELGVYRGRKALRVIDFIKEE encoded by the coding sequence ATGAGTGAGATCCTCTCACAGGACGAAATCGATGCCCTTTTAAGCGGGATTGACGAAGGGGCGGTGGATACCACCCCTGAGGAGCCTGCTTATAGCGAGGAGGACGTTCGTCCCTTTGATTTCAGAAACTATACCGTCTCAGCCCGGCTCAAGATGCCAGGGCTTGAGGTGGTAAACGATTATTTTGCCAGAGGCTTTCGCAGCACCCTTTCTTCTCTTTTACGTGAGGTGGTTGATATCGTAGCCCTTCCTATCAAGTTAGAGCGTTTTAAGGATTTTTTGAACCGCATTCCCGTGCCTGCTTCCCTTCATCTTTTTAAGCTTGAGCCGCTTAGGGGGCAATGCCTTTTTAATTTTGAAAGCCGTCTGGTTTTTGCCTTTGTGGAAAGATTCCTTGGGGGAAGCGGCCGTCGGATGACCCGCGTAGAAGGCCGCGAGTTCACCATTATTGAACAGAGGCTTATCAAGCGTGTGGTGGAGGCTGCTCTTCAGGAGCTGGAAAAGGCCTGGCGCGGCATCCACCCGGTAAAACCCCAATACGTGCGCAGCGAAATTAACCCCCAGTTTGCCAGGGTGATGCAGCCTGATGAAACCGTGGTGGTGTGCACCTTTAACCTTGAGCTTGAAGACTTAAAAGGCGAAGTCCTTATTTGCTATGGTCTTGGTACGCTTCAGCCTGTTAAAGCCAAGCTTTACTCGCCTTTTCAGAGCGACGAAGACGCAGATCCCTACTGGCGCCAGCAGCTCGAAGAGATCATCCGTTCGGTGGCGGTGGAACTGCTAGTGCCTTTGGGTGGAGCCGAGGTCTCTGGGCGCGAACTACTTGATCTCTCCGAGGGCGACATCATCGAGCTTGATGCCAAGATTGATGAACCCCTTCCAGTTTATATCGAAGGCATCAGAAAGATGCTGGCAGAGCTTGGTGTTTACCGGGGCCGTAAAGCCTTGCGCGTTATTGATTTTATCAAAGAGGAGTAG
- a CDS encoding FmdB family zinc ribbon protein: MPIYEFVCKDCRHIFENLCFTEQDVKQTRCKRCGSKNVSKLVSTFSSRVGAGSGGSFSGGFSGGSTCGGLGGFS; this comes from the coding sequence ATGCCGATATATGAATTTGTATGTAAAGACTGCCGTCATATTTTTGAAAATCTTTGTTTTACAGAACAAGATGTAAAACAGACCCGCTGTAAACGTTGCGGTAGCAAAAACGTAAGCAAGCTTGTCTCTACTTTTAGTAGCCGGGTAGGAGCAGGTTCTGGAGGTAGTTTTAGCGGTGGTTTTTCTGGAGGAAGCACCTGTGGTGGCCTAGGTGGTTTTTCTTGA
- a CDS encoding Lrp/AsnC family transcriptional regulator: MLDELDKKLLEIIQDDFPLVSEPFREIGARVGISQEETLARLKKLKEQGILRHFGASIDSLRLGFVTTLCAVKAPQEEREAIAQKIAAHPEVTHCYLRKHPYNIWFTLVAKDWEAIERILKEIARETGLIPRHFPAEKMFKLKAVFKVS, encoded by the coding sequence GTGCTTGATGAGCTTGATAAAAAGCTCCTGGAAATCATCCAGGATGATTTCCCTTTAGTGTCAGAGCCATTTCGCGAAATAGGGGCAAGGGTGGGAATTTCTCAAGAAGAAACCCTTGCCCGTCTTAAAAAACTGAAAGAACAAGGGATCTTGCGCCATTTTGGTGCAAGCATTGACTCCCTAAGGCTTGGTTTCGTAACCACTCTTTGCGCGGTGAAAGCCCCTCAAGAAGAACGCGAAGCCATAGCCCAAAAAATAGCTGCCCATCCAGAAGTAACCCATTGTTATCTCAGAAAACACCCTTATAACATCTGGTTTACTTTGGTAGCCAAAGATTGGGAGGCCATTGAACGCATTTTAAAAGAAATCGCCAGAGAAACTGGGCTAATCCCCCGGCACTTCCCTGCTGAAAAAATGTTCAAATTAAAAGCCGTTTTCAAGGTAAGTTGA
- a CDS encoding 4-hydroxybenzoate octaprenyltransferase, whose product MWRKIRILLDMIKFEHTIFALPFAFTGAFLAAKGVPSAEKCLLILGAMVGARTAAMTFNRIVDLPFDAANPRTKERPLVTGAVKKTEAWCFFLISLGIFFACAAALNPLTFKLSPIAMVIVLAYSYTKRFTWLCHVFLGLAIGLAPLAGWIAVKPSFDTVPLVLSLAVLFWVAGFDILYACLDEEFDRKIGLKSIPAKFGKRKAFLFSAVFHAIAFGLFVLVGFLAHLSWIYFAGLLITLGLFIAQRVVISPDDLSRLNLSFFTFNGAISMVLFIAVVLDLLF is encoded by the coding sequence ATGTGGCGCAAGATTCGTATTCTCCTTGACATGATCAAATTTGAACACACGATTTTTGCCTTACCCTTTGCCTTTACCGGTGCTTTTTTAGCAGCTAAGGGAGTGCCTTCTGCAGAAAAATGCCTGCTTATTCTGGGAGCCATGGTTGGTGCACGCACCGCAGCTATGACGTTTAACCGCATTGTGGACCTACCCTTTGATGCGGCAAATCCCCGCACCAAGGAACGTCCGCTTGTTACCGGAGCTGTTAAAAAAACCGAAGCCTGGTGTTTCTTTCTTATTTCCTTGGGGATTTTCTTTGCTTGTGCGGCAGCACTGAATCCTCTGACCTTTAAGCTCTCTCCCATAGCCATGGTTATAGTGCTTGCCTATTCTTACACCAAGCGTTTTACCTGGCTCTGCCACGTGTTTTTAGGGCTTGCCATCGGGCTTGCCCCGCTGGCAGGCTGGATTGCTGTAAAACCGAGTTTTGATACCGTTCCTCTGGTATTAAGCTTGGCGGTCCTTTTCTGGGTAGCGGGTTTTGATATCCTTTACGCTTGCCTAGATGAAGAGTTTGACCGCAAGATTGGGCTTAAATCCATCCCTGCTAAGTTTGGTAAAAGAAAAGCCTTTTTATTTTCTGCGGTTTTCCATGCTATAGCCTTTGGACTTTTTGTGTTGGTGGGCTTTTTAGCCCATCTTTCCTGGATATATTTTGCTGGGCTTTTAATTACCCTTGGCCTATTTATCGCCCAGCGGGTGGTTATCAGTCCAGATGATTTAAGTCGTCTAAATCTTTCATTTTTCACCTTTAACGGTGCGATAAGTATGGTATTATTTATAGCTGTTGTGCTCGATTTGCTCTTTTAA
- the deoC gene encoding deoxyribose-phosphate aldolase, whose product MRKITSVKDLAKFIDLTLLSPTATASDIKKLCEGARRYEVAAICVAPTFVPLAKELLKDSPVKICTVVGFPLGFQITSVKAYEAREMAALGAQEIDFVINLRWVKEKRFEFISGEAQELRSALPETVLKAIIECGYLDQDEMAILVDTLAEAGIDYVKTSTGFGSRGATLEDVKFLHERAYGRIKVKAAGGIRTLKQALALIEAGAERLGTSAGLEILSEFEGQKSNTLPEVEVYVDGACLGNPGPGGFAAILKCQGQEKIVTGSEPHTTNNRMELLAAIKALESLKKPCKVVIYTDSRYVKDGITKWLPRWVKNNFRTSAGKPVKNQDLWKHLAELTTQHQVEWRWVEGHAGHPENERCDRLAREAAKKEQKS is encoded by the coding sequence ATGAGAAAAATTACCTCCGTAAAAGATTTGGCAAAATTTATCGACTTAACTTTACTATCACCCACGGCAACTGCCAGTGATATAAAGAAACTTTGTGAAGGCGCAAGGCGCTACGAAGTAGCAGCCATTTGTGTAGCGCCAACTTTTGTCCCCCTGGCCAAGGAACTTTTAAAAGACTCTCCGGTAAAAATCTGCACGGTGGTAGGTTTCCCCTTGGGTTTTCAAATTACCTCGGTAAAGGCTTACGAAGCAAGGGAGATGGCAGCTCTTGGAGCCCAAGAAATCGATTTTGTTATCAACTTGCGCTGGGTCAAAGAAAAACGCTTTGAATTTATAAGTGGTGAAGCCCAGGAGTTACGAAGCGCCCTTCCTGAAACAGTGCTCAAGGCCATCATCGAATGCGGTTATCTTGATCAAGATGAAATGGCCATACTGGTGGACACTTTGGCAGAAGCAGGCATTGACTATGTCAAAACTTCCACAGGTTTTGGCTCCAGAGGGGCCACCCTAGAAGATGTAAAGTTTTTACATGAAAGGGCCTACGGCCGCATAAAAGTAAAAGCTGCAGGTGGCATCCGGACTCTTAAGCAAGCCCTGGCCTTGATTGAAGCAGGTGCCGAACGCCTTGGCACCAGTGCAGGCCTTGAAATCCTTAGCGAATTTGAAGGCCAAAAAAGCAATACCTTGCCAGAAGTTGAAGTTTACGTGGACGGCGCCTGCCTGGGAAACCCAGGGCCAGGCGGGTTTGCTGCTATCTTAAAGTGCCAAGGCCAAGAAAAAATCGTCACGGGAAGTGAACCCCACACCACTAACAACCGCATGGAACTTTTGGCAGCGATAAAAGCCTTAGAAAGTCTTAAAAAACCTTGCAAAGTGGTTATTTATACCGACTCTCGCTATGTTAAAGACGGCATCACCAAGTGGCTTCCCCGTTGGGTCAAGAACAACTTCCGCACCAGTGCCGGAAAACCTGTGAAGAACCAGGATCTCTGGAAACACCTGGCCGAACTTACTACCCAACATCAGGTTGAATGGCGCTGGGTGGAAGGCCATGCCGGGCACCCTGAAAACGAACGCTGTGACCGTCTGGCCCGCGAAGCTGCTAAAAAGGAGCAAAAATCGTGA
- a CDS encoding FliO/MopB family protein, whose amino-acid sequence MTELGAYFQVLGMVFLLCAVLVACLWGVRRLKVSRGNSSEEIKVIAYRALTHKAQLALIEVFGEKMLLGLGEGGPRLIHRWSKNEKNS is encoded by the coding sequence ATGACAGAACTAGGCGCTTATTTTCAAGTGCTGGGGATGGTTTTTCTGCTCTGCGCAGTGCTGGTGGCCTGCCTTTGGGGAGTGCGCAGGCTTAAGGTTTCCCGGGGTAACTCTTCAGAGGAGATAAAAGTCATTGCCTACCGGGCGTTGACTCACAAGGCACAGCTGGCCTTGATAGAAGTCTTTGGCGAAAAGATGCTTCTTGGGCTAGGGGAGGGTGGCCCAAGGCTTATTCATAGGTGGAGCAAAAATGAAAAAAATAGTTAG
- the greA gene encoding transcription elongation factor GreA, which produces MERIPMTRQGYEELREELRRLQTQERQKVIKAIEEARAHGDLSENAEYHAAKEKQAHIEGRIQELSDRLARAEVVDIPKSPPSRVQFGVKVTLLNLDTDEEVTYQLVGPYESDVENGKISVTSPLGRALIGKEEGDEVEVQTPKGLRVYEVVKIEV; this is translated from the coding sequence ATGGAACGTATCCCTATGACTCGTCAAGGCTATGAAGAATTGCGCGAAGAATTGCGCCGCTTGCAAACTCAAGAAAGGCAAAAAGTCATCAAGGCCATAGAAGAAGCCCGTGCTCACGGAGACCTTTCAGAAAACGCCGAGTACCATGCCGCCAAAGAAAAACAGGCCCATATTGAAGGGCGTATTCAAGAGCTTTCTGACCGCCTGGCCCGTGCAGAAGTAGTAGACATTCCCAAAAGCCCTCCTAGCCGGGTTCAGTTTGGTGTAAAAGTTACCCTTCTTAACCTTGATACCGACGAAGAAGTTACCTATCAGCTGGTTGGGCCCTATGAATCAGACGTAGAAAACGGAAAAATTTCCGTTACTTCTCCTTTGGGAAGAGCCCTCATTGGAAAAGAAGAAGGTGACGAGGTAGAAGTTCAAACCCCTAAAGGCCTGCGCGTTTACGAAGTAGTTAAAATAGAGGTATAA
- the fliP gene encoding flagellar type III secretion system pore protein FliP (The bacterial flagellar biogenesis protein FliP forms a type III secretion system (T3SS)-type pore required for flagellar assembly.) — protein MKKIVSISFLLNIFAPGLVFAVTLPTVRFGLEQAKGPEQMATVLQILLLLTILSVAPALLLMLTSFTRLVIVFSLLRHALGTQQTPPNQVLIALALFLTFYIMSPVFHKVYNQAVSPYLAGELSDEEFFKDALSPFREFMFKNTREKDLALMIKLSGEPRPENKEDVSTLTLIPAFMISELRTAFEIGFLLYIPFLIIDMVVASVLLSMGMMMLPPIMISLPIKVLLFVLVDGWHLLVGSLVRSFG, from the coding sequence ATGAAAAAAATAGTTAGTATTTCTTTCTTGCTAAACATTTTTGCTCCAGGCTTGGTGTTCGCCGTAACACTTCCCACGGTGCGCTTTGGGCTTGAGCAGGCCAAAGGGCCTGAGCAAATGGCCACCGTGCTTCAGATCCTTCTTTTGTTAACCATTCTTTCGGTTGCTCCGGCCCTTTTACTCATGCTTACTTCTTTTACCAGGCTGGTGATAGTTTTCTCCCTGCTGCGCCACGCCCTTGGAACCCAGCAGACACCACCTAACCAGGTGCTCATTGCCTTGGCACTTTTTCTTACCTTTTACATTATGAGCCCAGTTTTTCATAAGGTCTATAACCAGGCGGTTTCCCCCTATCTTGCTGGAGAGCTAAGCGATGAAGAGTTCTTCAAAGATGCGCTTTCACCCTTTCGGGAGTTCATGTTCAAAAACACCCGCGAAAAAGATTTGGCCCTTATGATAAAACTCTCTGGTGAGCCGCGTCCTGAAAACAAAGAAGACGTAAGCACCCTCACGCTGATTCCGGCTTTCATGATAAGTGAGTTGCGCACGGCCTTTGAGATCGGCTTTCTCCTTTACATACCCTTTTTGATTATCGACATGGTGGTGGCAAGCGTTCTCCTGTCTATGGGAATGATGATGCTACCCCCTATTATGATTTCACTTCCCATTAAGGTTTTGCTCTTCGTCTTGGTTGACGGCTGGCATCTCCTGGTGGGGTCTTTGGTTCGGAGTTTTGGGTAG
- a CDS encoding flagellar basal body-associated FliL family protein, producing MAEKDKKAKEGEEKKGGKKFLIFIILGVLLLAGGGAGAYFLLFAKSSPPPEEQPAPEPPEPEVGPFLQLDPFVVNLADPTGHRYLRAKITLEFRNDKAYQLANDRIPQINDAIIMVLSSKTVEEVLSPEGKLELRLELIRKLNDLLGPNTVKNIYFTQFVVQ from the coding sequence ATGGCAGAAAAAGACAAAAAGGCCAAAGAAGGCGAAGAGAAAAAGGGCGGCAAGAAGTTTTTAATTTTTATTATTCTGGGTGTCTTACTTCTCGCCGGTGGTGGGGCCGGTGCTTATTTTTTGCTTTTTGCCAAAAGCAGCCCCCCTCCCGAAGAGCAACCGGCCCCCGAACCACCAGAGCCAGAAGTTGGCCCCTTTCTACAACTTGATCCTTTTGTAGTGAATCTTGCAGATCCTACGGGGCACCGCTATTTGCGCGCGAAAATCACCCTTGAGTTTCGCAATGACAAGGCCTATCAGCTGGCAAACGATCGTATCCCTCAAATAAACGACGCCATTATTATGGTTCTTTCTAGCAAAACCGTAGAAGAAGTCCTTTCTCCTGAAGGAAAACTTGAGCTGCGTCTTGAGCTCATACGTAAGCTTAATGATCTCCTTGGGCCTAATACCGTAAAAAACATTTATTTCACACAGTTTGTGGTGCAGTAA
- a CDS encoding precorrin-2 dehydrogenase/sirohydrochlorin ferrochelatase family protein, whose amino-acid sequence MAKYYPIFLKIEQKTCVVVGGGKVACRKIKSLLEAGARVRVIAPHVIDEIAKMAEEGRVELLKRPYQKGDLKGAVLVYAATDDPKVQEEVFSEAEELGIFCNVVDKPRLCSFIVPSLVKRGRLQLAISTSGASPALARRLREQLEQEFGPEYEEYLELMAKWREEILARDLSEEERRRIFEHLVLAPVPLWLKRGERHHVKSLAETFDLPFEE is encoded by the coding sequence ATGGCCAAATATTATCCCATCTTTCTTAAGATTGAGCAAAAAACTTGTGTGGTGGTTGGAGGCGGAAAGGTAGCTTGTCGCAAAATAAAAAGCCTTCTTGAGGCTGGTGCCCGGGTGCGTGTTATTGCCCCCCATGTAATAGACGAAATAGCCAAGATGGCTGAAGAGGGCCGGGTTGAGCTTCTTAAACGCCCTTACCAGAAAGGTGACCTCAAAGGGGCTGTGCTGGTATATGCTGCCACTGACGATCCCAAGGTCCAGGAAGAAGTGTTTTCCGAAGCAGAAGAGCTCGGGATCTTTTGCAACGTAGTTGATAAGCCCAGGCTTTGCTCTTTTATAGTGCCTTCTTTGGTTAAAAGAGGAAGGCTCCAGCTTGCTATTTCCACCTCTGGGGCAAGTCCTGCGCTGGCACGCCGCTTACGGGAACAATTAGAACAGGAATTTGGCCCGGAATACGAAGAATACCTTGAGCTCATGGCCAAATGGCGTGAGGAAATCCTTGCCCGGGATCTTAGCGAAGAAGAAAGGCGTCGGATTTTTGAACACCTAGTCCTTGCCCCGGTCCCTCTTTGGCTTAAACGTGGTGAGCGCCATCATGTCAAATCTTTGGCTGAAACTTTTGACCTTCCTTTTGAGGAATGA